The nucleotide sequence AGAAATAAAGGAGGGTCTTTATGCAGCGTTTTTCCAAATATATTTGACACTTCTATTATAGGAATTAGATCTTCCCGTATTTTCACCATTGTTTTTTTGCCCCTTATTTCAAGTGAATTTTTATCTTTCACCTGGACAATCTCTTTTATATTTAGTGTTGGTATTATGTATTTACTACCTGCTATACTTATAATACTGCCATTCATAACTGCTAAATTGATAGGGATCTTCAAGATAAAAGTACAGCCTAGGCCTGGCTTATTTATAATCTCAATTTTCCCACCTATTCTGGAAAGTTCTGTTTTTACAACATCCATACCCACACCTCGTCCTGATACTGTATTTACACTTTCCTTGGTAGAAAATCCAGGCATAAATATAAAGTTTAATATCTCTTTATCTGTATATCTATCAGAGTCTTCTATTAATTTCTTTTCTAAAGCTTTTTTATATATTTTATCCAGGTTAATGCCATCCCCATCATCTTCTATCTCAATATATACACTCCCCCTATTACTATAGGCTGAAACTTTAACCAAGCCTCTTGAACTTTTTCCTCTCTCGATTCTTAGTTCAGGAGATTCTATACCATGACTAATAGAATTTTTTACTAGATGCACTAAAGGTTCTAGAATCTTTTCAGCTATATTTCTATCAATCTCTGTATCCTCTCCCTCACTTTGAAACTCAACATCTTTAGCAAGTTCATCAATTGTATCTCTTGCTATCCTTGCAATTTTGTTGAAAGTTGATTTCAAAGAGACCATTCTTAGAGACATACTTATTGATTGCATTTCTTTCATTATTCTAGACACATTTAATAATTTTTTCATGAAATTATCATTCTCATTAAATAAGTGTTTTGCTTCCTCTTCCATCTGTGATTGAGTAATCATTAATTCACCCATCATATCAAGTAAATTATCCACCTTTTTTGTTGGGATTCTAATAACACTACTATCAATAGCAACTGGACTGATCTCTTTATTTTTTTTTCTATAATTATCTCTAGACGAACTTTTTTCTATAATTATGTCTTCTTTTTTTCTTACAGATTTCTTATCTTTTTTTTCTAATACCCTTTCCTTAATTTCACCTACGTCTTCTAATTCTTTTATAAATGTACTGACTGTATTCAGAAATTCCTGATCATTAAGTAGGTTTAGATTAGTACAGATTTCCGCTATAATGTCAGCTGATTTTAAAATTAAATTACTTATCTTTTTGTTAATTAGTAGTTTATCTTTCCTACATAAATCAAGAATTGATTCACTTTTGTGGGCAAGCTCTAAAATTAGCCCCTGCTCAACAAAACCAGCTATACCTTTGATAGAATGAAATCCTCTAAATAAACTGTCAAGTAACTCTCTTGAATCTTCAACTGTTTCCAATTCTAAAACATCCATCTGAATAGATTCTAGATGTTCTCTAGTTTCTATTATAAAATCCTGCAAAAACTCATCAGCAAATTCATTTGTATGAGTTTTAGTATTCTCACTCATTATCATCCACCCCCTTCTCCTTCTATAAAAATTTTCCTAGAACTAGCCAGTAAAATTGTAGACAAGTAATTTTTAGGCTCTTTAAATAGAAAATAATTATTGTATAGCATATCTTATAAAAAAACTTTCTTCGTCAATTTTGAACTCCATCTTTTGGGCAGCTATATTACTTATCATTAGATAGATATCACTTCCCTGAACAATTGTGGGAGGTGATAGTTCTATAATATTATCAGGTAAAAGAGCTATTGCACTACCCATTAAAATATTCACCATTTCACCTAAAGCACTTTCTCCTATATTATCTATTTCTCCTACTTCCATTCCACCCATCATAGCTGAGATGATTTTTAAGGCAGCTTTCCTACTAAAACTTATAACAACATTTCCCTGTAACCCATTACTTAAACCTATTAATATATTAACTTCCTCTGAAGAATTAAGCGTCATTTCTCTAGTTTCTGATACGAAACTTATACTAAAAGCAAATGTAGGCAAAGTATTTTCACAGGCTTGAATAATTTCTTTGGAGATACCCATTATTCCACCCCTTTAAATGCTAAATCTAGTTTCAAATAAATATCTTTATTTCCGTAGTAAATTTTTCTGTCTTCTATATTGTCTGTACTTATTTTCAAATTTCGCCCAGAAAATATAGCTGGTGGACTGAGTCTTATAATTTTGTTCTGCTCGGAATTATTTATGTAAGTAATTAATCTTCCTGATAAGATGTTTGCAAACTCCCCCATATAAAGATATAAGTCCTCTTCTGATTCCAATGGAGCATAATTCATTATTTCTGTTATTGTTTCAGCTGTCTCTTCAGAGCTTTCTAACAAAAACCTACCCTGATAATCTCCAGTCATACCGATAATTACAAGTATTTTTTTTTGAGATATTAAATTTCTTTTTTCAATAAGTTCATGAAATTCTAAATCCAACAATTCCTTAGACACTTCCTGTATAGATCTTTTAAAAAACTTACTGTATGTATTAAGAATATTTTTCTTCATTATATATCATCACCAAACATTTCCTTCACCTTGGAAAAAAGCATATCTCCTTTAAAGGGTTTATGTATGAAATGATCTATCCCAATTTCTCTGGCTTCTCCTATAAGAGCCTCATCTCCCATGGCACTCATCATAATAACTTTGGCCTCAGGATTTTTTTTATAAATGTTTTTGGCTGTTTCAATACCGTCCATAACAGGCATTGTAACATCAAGAGTTATCAAATCCGGATTATATTTTTCTATTAATTCTAGTCCTATTTTCCCATTTCTTGCATTTCCAATAACATTAAGTCCCTTTGCTTCTAATGACCTTTTTACCGCTTTAAATACAAAAGGTGAATCATCCACTACAAGTACATTAATATCTTTCTTCATAAAAATCTCCTCCACTTTTTATTTCATTTCGTATTATATTGTCATTATATATCACATTTTGTAGTAATGCAAGTGATTTTTGAAGATAATCTAGATTTTTATTTCAAACTGTGTTATACTTTTTTTAAAGATTAAAATATAGCTCATGATATTATAAGGAGGAACAAGGCATGTGTGATTTTGCTTCCCGTTTAAAAAAATTAAGAAAGGAAAAAAAACTAAGACAGAAAGATTTAGCTGAAGAACTTGATTTAGCACAAACTACTATAGCTAATTATGAAAAAAATACTCGTTTTCCTAATCAGGAAACCTTAATACAAATAGCAGAATTTTTCGATGTATCTCTTGACTATTTACTGGGACGTTCTAAGAAACCTTCATTTATAAAAGAAATACTAGAGTTCTCAAAAGAAGAAAACTATAAAGATATAAACCCTATTGCAGAAAAATACTTAGAGGTATTATTATCTGCTAAGAAAGATAATACATATCAATTTATTGAAAAGATATTAAGTGAAGGAGCAAATATTGAAAGTATCTATCAAGATATCTTTGAACCTGCTTTGAAGAAGATAGGTTACCTCTGGGAGACAAACCAAATCAATGTAGCAGATGAACATATTTTTTCTAATATAATTACAGAACATATGGCCATACTACGGAAAGAATTCGCCAAAAAAACTGATGATAACAAGCCAACTATACTGGCGCTGGCTGTTAGTGGAGAACAACATAATATTGGCTTAATGATGGTGCGAGATATGTTTGAACTAAATGGCTGGAATACTTATTACTTAGGAACTAACACACCTGCTTCTAGTGTGATTAAGGCCATAAAGGAATATAGGCCAAAAATTATTGCTCTTTCAATAACTATGGACTTTTTCCTGGATACAGCTAAAAATCTAATTAATACTATTCGCAATGATAATGAATGTAATAAAGTAAAAATAATGGTAGGTGGAGCACCCTTTAGCAAACATAGTTGGAAAGAAATTGGAGCAGATGGCTATGCCAAAAATGCAGGAGAAGCTGTAGATCTTGCAAATAAACTGCTGGCTGAATAAAATATACTGTCCATCCTAGCAAAAAGGACTGCTGTTTAACAGCAGTCCTTTACTTTCATTATTGTTTTTTAGATTTATATATATTTTTATAGATTTATTAGACCTATTTAGATTTAATCCAGGAAATCAATTAATTTCTCTAAAGAAAAACTATCCCCAGTTTGCAGTTCTATTGCAGGTGAAACAATCACTTTTCTTTCTTTTAATTGTATATCACTTATTGTAATATAATCAATGGGTCTTATGCTTTTATTAGCAATATTTATTTCTTTATTTATTAGTTTTTTAAAAGCTTTATGCTCATCAAGCTTTAAATATAGCTTTCTATTTTTATATTCCAGGATATCTTCCTCAAAGAGATCCATTTCGCTGTGATTGCTGTTAACCATATTATCAATTATTGGAGCTATCATTACAGATAGGTATTTAGCCAGATTTCCTTCCACATTATATTCTGGATCATTTATCAGTTCAAATTCCAAAAAATAACCATCTTTAGCAAAACTCCAGTTGACTAATTCAAAATTAGCCTCTACATTTACAGAAGTTCTAAGTCTTTTAGATTTTAATTTTCCTTGAACAATAAGCAAATCATCTTTTACTTTTACATGAACATCTTTTACTCTCTCTTCTTTAAAATCAAGTTCTTCAATATATTTGTTTATCTCCTCTTCCTTGATTACGATTTGACCTTCCAAGTTGTTTTTAAAAATTTCTAAAAAATTATCTGGTATATACTTTGAAATATCATCACCAAATAAATCTTGAAACTTATCAATCATATTTTCCTCCCTGATATTTTTTATTTGACACTTTTTCTTTACAATAATCCAAGTTTTTTAATCAATCTCTAGTTCATACAGATCTCTATAAGCTCTAGCTCTATAATCATTATCTCGTAAAGCCCGCCACGACCATTTATAATATTTAGCCTTCCATTCACTACCTAGGGCATTTGTTTCAATTGATCTGATTCCATATTCACTATGATTGAGATAAAAGAGTACATGACCATTTTTAACCAAGATATCCATGAACTCCAGTCTATCATAATTTATTCTTTTGACTGTATTATTGTTATAAAGAAAATACCAGGAAGGATTTCTAGAATTCATACCTAATACAGCCGAAACAAGTCCAGAACAGTCAATACCAGCTGTACCTGGGAGATAATTGGGTGTTGCACCAGCATTCCCTATTATAGCACCTTTGTTTAGGGCATCCTGGAAATTTTCCCAGGCTTGATTTATACTTCTCGTGTTCAGAGAATCATAACCTCCCCAAGTATATGGGATACCTACTTTTTCCGTAACTTCTTCTATATTTTTTAGATAAAAGGGTAGCAAAACATTTTTTGAACTTGATCCATGAATTTCAGGATTGTATATCCACTGAAAATTTATTAGTTCATTGGCTCTTTGATATAAAAGTTTCCTTCTATCTACGTTCTCAGCATTTATCGTAGAAGATACTACGGATAGTAACTCCTGACTTTTATTTTCTTCAAAGTCTAAGTCGAATTCACTTATATCTCTAAAATACAATTGAAAAATCTTCACCTTATCTTCCAATACTAAAAGTTGAAAAAGATCTCCAGAATAATTTATATCTATATATTTAAAAGGTACAATATAATTTTTATCACTAATAGTCTCAGCTATAGCTAATAATTCTCCATTCTTATTAAATCTATAAATAAGCTCATTTATTTCAATCCTGTCATTATTGTGGCTTAATTCTATTCCAGATATATATACATTAGATTTTTCATCAATCCCAATAAGCTGTCTATAAACCTGTCCATCTAGCTTTGGCAAGTAATATCTATCCATATTGACTTGATTTACTTTAACTCCTTTAAAAGATAATTGAAAGTTGTTATCATAAAGAAGGGAACTATGCCCATGATTATGATTACTTATTAATCTTACAGGCATGGATTTCATTAATGAATAACCGTTACTATCAATATTTTTATCTTTTCCATTTAAAACATCGATCATATATGGAATACTATACTTTTCTATTATCTCCAAAGTATTTATGTCTATTTTTGTCACTATGCCTTTATCTTCAAATAGATAAAGGAAATCATTAAGAATTTGTAAATCTCTAAGTTGTGTAAAATTAGAGATATCTATCTCATCAATATACTCATTTCCGTAGTATATCTTTATACTTCCACTTGCAAAGTTAGCTAGATATATTCGGCCCTGCTCATCAATAGTAAAACTTTCTATCCCTGATTTCATTATAATATTATCTGTATTTATTCGCTCCTCTAAGGAATAATTAAGTTGGGAATCACTATCGTCAATATCAATACTCAAAACCTTTTTATGGCTAGTATAAGAATTTTCATCTACTTCTATATCAGCATAAATTGTAGAAAAATTAGCTGATACTATTATAAGAACTAATACAAATACGATTATACTTACTCTCTTTTTATTATTCATTAGATCACTCCAGAATTAGATATTTTCAATATCTTTTACTACTGCTCCAAGATGAGCTATTGATTTCAATTAGTAATTCTCTCAGATTAACCACAATGCATTTTAGCCTCAGCTTGATCCCATGGTACTATATAGCCCTTACCCTTAGCACAAAAAACTGAAGACGAGCTATACTCTCTCTCTGCATCTTTATCATATGCAATTTTTTCAATAATCTCTTCTGAATTATGACAAATATCATAGCCAGCAAAGACTAAATTTATCATACCCTTCCCTGCTGTAAAAGCCAGTAGTTCTGTAGGATAATTCATAAATGTCGCTACAGGGGCCCTCCCCCTAATAATAGCTTTATCTGCAAAAGTTTTAGGAGCTTCAAATGAGCCACTAGCCTTCTCAATATCAGACATAACTCTACCCATATCATCTAAATCTACTTTTATCTTAAAACCATAATAAGGTTCCAGGAGAATTTTTTCGGCTTTTTCTAGGCCCTGCCAAAGGGCCCTGTAAGTAGCCTCTCGAAAATCTCCTCCATGGGTATGTTTATTGTGTGCTGCACCTGTTAATAAAGTGATTTTCAAATCACTTAATGGACTTCCTGTAAGTAAGCCTTTATGCTCTCTTTCAAATATATGCTGTCTAACAAGATTTTGATTTCCTTTGCTTAAATCATCTACATGAGCCAGGTTTTCAAATACAATACCACTATCTCTTTTGCCAGCCTCTATCTTTAGGTGAACTTCAGCATAATGCTTAAGAGGCTCAAAATGACCATAGCCAATTACTTCACCTTTGATAGTTTCTTTGTAAATTATGCCTGGTTCAGCGAAATCTACAGAAATATCAAATCTATCTTTGACAATCGCTTTCAGAATTTCTAATTGTATCGGTCCCATAACACTGATTTGAATCTCCTGTAATTCTTCTTCCCAACTTAGCTTTAAAGCTGGATCTTCTTCATTAAGAATATTAAAAGCAGCCAGAACTTCCTTTACATTCAGCGTTGAATCATATACAAGACTTGACTTAAGGGTAGGTACCATATTATAAATAGCATCTTTGCCAAGTAAAGCACCTAATCCTTGTCCAACCTTGCTTTTTGATAATCCTAAGACTCCAATTAATTGACCAGCCTCAGCCCTTTCTACAGCTTGATACTTTTTGCCATTATAGATTCTCACTTGATTTACCTTTTCAGAAACTTCTTTTTCTCCAAATTTATAAGTAATTTCATCTCTTACATTTATACTACCATCTAATATTTTCATATGTGTTATTCTATTTGCATTATCATCATGACCTATTTTATATACTCTAGCAGCATAAGCACAATCTTTTTCTTTTTGCTTATGGGCACTTTCTTTTTTCATCATATTTAAATCTTTCTTTTTACTATCACTATAATTGCTAAATGTTAAATGATGAAAATTATCAAAAAATTCTATGACTCCTTGATCCTGTAAAGCGGATCCACTAGAACAGATATATAAGTTATTTTCCTTGATCATTTTTTTGATTTCTTCTATCCAGAGCTTTTTATCATATTTACCATCTAAGTACAATTCCAGTAGCTTATCATTTCTCTCAGCTACAAACTCAATAATATCTTCATCAAGTTCTTCTTCTATAGAATTATTAAGTAGAAGAGCATCTTCACTTAAATTAGCTCTTATTTCATCAAGGACTCTATCTACATCAGCCCCTACCCTATCTGTCTTATTTATAAAAAAAAAAGCAGGAATCCCATGCTTCCTAAGCAAATGCCATACTGTCTCCGTATGGCATTGAATACCTTCTACTGCACTAACGATGATAATAGCATAATCCATCACCATAATAGTTCTTTCCATCTCTGCTGAAAAGTCAACATGGCCAGGAGTATCTATCAAATAATAATTATCACCTTTGTATTCCATTACAGCCTGTTCTGCAAAGATAGTAATACCTCTTTCTTTCTCTATCTGATGAGTATCCAGGTAGGCATTTTGATGATCCACCCTACCCATTTCTCGAATAGTATTTGTATGATATAAAAGCCCTTCAGAAAATGTAGTTTTACCTGCATCAACATGGGCTGCAACTCCTACTGTAATATTCACTATTATTCCTCCCTACTTTAATTAATTTCTACATTTAGGCTAGAATCCCTGCTTGTTTAATATTATACAAAAAAGACAGCCTTAAAGACTGCCCCTTTCAAATATACTTACCAGTTGCTTTAATACCAGTTTTTTAATTCTAATAATATATCTCTTTTTCAAAATTATAGCCCTAAAATATTATGCTCTAAATTATTCAATTCACCTATTGCTTCTATAACCACATTGTTATCGACATCTCTTTCAAATTGAATGTCTTCCATATCTTCTATTTTACTAATGACTGCCTCTCCAGCATCACTTATATTGCTTAATATAATACTTAAATTTCTAATATAAGGATTAATACTATCTTCCACAAATTCTATATTTAAAACAGCATCAAAGAGATTAGAATTTACTATGGAGTCAATAAAAAATACAGATTCATTAATATGATAAGAAAGGTTAATCTTTTCTATTTCTAATGTTTTTAATAAATGTTCTCCTTCTAAATACTGCACTTCTTCAGGTAGACTATATTTAAAATCTGAAAACTTTATTAATAAATCACCCCTATTCATAAATTCATCAACTTGAGGTCTTATATCAGCAATTACGTTTCCACTACTAAAACTAAGTGGCTGATCCCATTCATTTCTTCCCTGACCGGT is from Halanaerobiaceae bacterium ANBcell28 and encodes:
- a CDS encoding chemotaxis protein CheX, coding for MKKNILNTYSKFFKRSIQEVSKELLDLEFHELIEKRNLISQKKILVIIGMTGDYQGRFLLESSEETAETITEIMNYAPLESEEDLYLYMGEFANILSGRLITYINNSEQNKIIRLSPPAIFSGRNLKISTDNIEDRKIYYGNKDIYLKLDLAFKGVE
- a CDS encoding translation factor GTPase family protein, which gives rise to MNITVGVAAHVDAGKTTFSEGLLYHTNTIREMGRVDHQNAYLDTHQIEKERGITIFAEQAVMEYKGDNYYLIDTPGHVDFSAEMERTIMVMDYAIIIVSAVEGIQCHTETVWHLLRKHGIPAFFFINKTDRVGADVDRVLDEIRANLSEDALLLNNSIEEELDEDIIEFVAERNDKLLELYLDGKYDKKLWIEEIKKMIKENNLYICSSGSALQDQGVIEFFDNFHHLTFSNYSDSKKKDLNMMKKESAHKQKEKDCAYAARVYKIGHDDNANRITHMKILDGSINVRDEITYKFGEKEVSEKVNQVRIYNGKKYQAVERAEAGQLIGVLGLSKSKVGQGLGALLGKDAIYNMVPTLKSSLVYDSTLNVKEVLAAFNILNEEDPALKLSWEEELQEIQISVMGPIQLEILKAIVKDRFDISVDFAEPGIIYKETIKGEVIGYGHFEPLKHYAEVHLKIEAGKRDSGIVFENLAHVDDLSKGNQNLVRQHIFEREHKGLLTGSPLSDLKITLLTGAAHNKHTHGGDFREATYRALWQGLEKAEKILLEPYYGFKIKVDLDDMGRVMSDIEKASGSFEAPKTFADKAIIRGRAPVATFMNYPTELLAFTAGKGMINLVFAGYDICHNSEEIIEKIAYDKDAEREYSSSSVFCAKGKGYIVPWDQAEAKMHCG
- a CDS encoding response regulator produces the protein MKKDINVLVVDDSPFVFKAVKRSLEAKGLNVIGNARNGKIGLELIEKYNPDLITLDVTMPVMDGIETAKNIYKKNPEAKVIMMSAMGDEALIGEAREIGIDHFIHKPFKGDMLFSKVKEMFGDDI
- a CDS encoding cobalamin-dependent protein (Presence of a B(12) (cobalamin)-binding domain implies dependence on cobalamin itself, in one of its several forms, or in some unusual lineages, dependence on a cobalamin-like analog.), with protein sequence MCDFASRLKKLRKEKKLRQKDLAEELDLAQTTIANYEKNTRFPNQETLIQIAEFFDVSLDYLLGRSKKPSFIKEILEFSKEENYKDINPIAEKYLEVLLSAKKDNTYQFIEKILSEGANIESIYQDIFEPALKKIGYLWETNQINVADEHIFSNIITEHMAILRKEFAKKTDDNKPTILALAVSGEQHNIGLMMVRDMFELNGWNTYYLGTNTPASSVIKAIKEYRPKIIALSITMDFFLDTAKNLINTIRNDNECNKVKIMVGGAPFSKHSWKEIGADGYAKNAGEAVDLANKLLAE
- a CDS encoding chemotaxis protein CheA; translation: MSENTKTHTNEFADEFLQDFIIETREHLESIQMDVLELETVEDSRELLDSLFRGFHSIKGIAGFVEQGLILELAHKSESILDLCRKDKLLINKKISNLILKSADIIAEICTNLNLLNDQEFLNTVSTFIKELEDVGEIKERVLEKKDKKSVRKKEDIIIEKSSSRDNYRKKNKEISPVAIDSSVIRIPTKKVDNLLDMMGELMITQSQMEEEAKHLFNENDNFMKKLLNVSRIMKEMQSISMSLRMVSLKSTFNKIARIARDTIDELAKDVEFQSEGEDTEIDRNIAEKILEPLVHLVKNSISHGIESPELRIERGKSSRGLVKVSAYSNRGSVYIEIEDDGDGINLDKIYKKALEKKLIEDSDRYTDKEILNFIFMPGFSTKESVNTVSGRGVGMDVVKTELSRIGGKIEIINKPGLGCTFILKIPINLAVMNGSIISIAGSKYIIPTLNIKEIVQVKDKNSLEIRGKKTMVKIREDLIPIIEVSNIFGKTLHKDPPLFLLLEMDKKVKALPVDSVIDRREIVVKPLIKEFSNLDYISGASILGDGKVAFILDVEFLFNNKFIY
- a CDS encoding chemotaxis protein CheX produces the protein MGISKEIIQACENTLPTFAFSISFVSETREMTLNSSEEVNILIGLSNGLQGNVVISFSRKAALKIISAMMGGMEVGEIDNIGESALGEMVNILMGSAIALLPDNIIELSPPTIVQGSDIYLMISNIAAQKMEFKIDEESFFIRYAIQ